The following are encoded together in the Burkholderiaceae bacterium DAT-1 genome:
- the coaE gene encoding dephospho-CoA kinase (Dephospho-CoA kinase (CoaE) performs the final step in coenzyme A biosynthesis.), translating to MKSPLVIGLTGGIGSGKTQVSNQLAALGAHIVDTDVISHTLCAPDQPGNTAIRQAFGSEYFHADGTLDRDRLRELVFKHPDKRKILEAALHPLIRDEAAAQLLQPPADAPYSVLVVPLMNQATQLREMCNRILVVDCDEETQIQRVQKRSHLSRQQVESILATQAKRHERLAIADDIISNDGEMAALITQIVTLHQYFVAISAAKQQI from the coding sequence ATGAAGTCGCCACTTGTGATTGGACTGACAGGCGGCATTGGCTCGGGCAAGACCCAGGTATCCAATCAACTTGCGGCACTTGGTGCACATATTGTGGATACAGATGTCATTTCACACACCTTATGTGCTCCCGACCAACCAGGCAACACTGCCATTCGTCAAGCTTTTGGATCCGAGTATTTCCATGCCGATGGCACGCTTGATAGGGATCGTTTGCGCGAACTGGTTTTTAAGCACCCCGATAAACGGAAGATACTCGAAGCAGCCCTGCACCCGCTCATTAGAGATGAGGCTGCAGCGCAACTACTGCAGCCCCCCGCAGACGCACCATACAGTGTGCTTGTCGTTCCGCTCATGAACCAGGCCACACAGCTGCGTGAAATGTGCAATCGAATCCTTGTGGTGGATTGCGATGAAGAAACGCAAATCCAACGCGTGCAAAAGCGCAGTCACCTGTCTCGCCAACAGGTTGAGTCGATTCTCGCCACACAGGCAAAACGTCACGAGCGACTCGCCATTGCGGATGACATCATCAGCAATGATGGCGAAATGGCAGCACTAATTACCCAAATTGTCACGCTTCATCAGTATTTTGTGGCAATCAGTGCAGCAAAGCAGCAAATTTAG
- a CDS encoding A24 family peptidase has product MQLAATLHPVAFIGFIFVLGLVVGSFLNVVIYRLPKMIETGFRYECAYMDDENTPAPPRFNLAKPDSTCPCCGTLIRGYDNIPVLSWVILGGKCRACKAPISIRYPAIECMTGVLSALIAWRYGFSAQTLGGLLLMWPLMALFWIDADTQLLPDDITLPLVWLGLIFNINGTFTSLTHAVIGAIAGYMTLWTVYWVHHLLTGREGMGYGDFKLLAAIGAWFGWMALPQVILLSSVTGAILGIILMLGEKLGWQTRLPFGPYLALAAICTLFEPHLPLIPSAYA; this is encoded by the coding sequence ATGCAGCTTGCTGCAACGCTGCATCCGGTGGCATTCATCGGTTTTATCTTTGTACTCGGCCTGGTGGTCGGCAGCTTTCTAAACGTGGTGATCTATCGATTACCCAAAATGATTGAAACCGGCTTTCGCTATGAATGCGCGTATATGGATGATGAAAATACGCCCGCACCACCTCGTTTTAATTTAGCCAAGCCCGATTCAACCTGTCCTTGTTGCGGCACGCTTATTCGCGGATACGACAATATTCCTGTTCTGTCATGGGTGATATTGGGTGGCAAGTGCCGGGCATGCAAAGCCCCGATTTCCATACGCTATCCTGCTATCGAATGCATGACGGGCGTATTGAGCGCTTTAATTGCATGGCGCTATGGATTTTCTGCGCAAACGCTAGGCGGGCTTCTATTGATGTGGCCTTTAATGGCGCTCTTCTGGATCGACGCCGATACTCAGCTGCTGCCAGACGACATCACCCTCCCACTGGTCTGGCTTGGACTTATTTTCAATATCAATGGCACATTTACGTCACTCACGCATGCGGTCATTGGCGCAATTGCCGGTTACATGACATTGTGGACAGTGTATTGGGTTCACCATTTACTGACGGGGCGCGAGGGGATGGGCTATGGCGACTTCAAGCTCTTGGCCGCTATTGGCGCTTGGTTTGGCTGGATGGCTCTACCACAGGTGATTCTGCTCTCGTCAGTGACAGGCGCCATACTGGGCATTATCTTAATGCTTGGCGAGAAGCTTGGATGGCAAACGCGATTACCTTTCGGCCCCTACCTCGCACTCGCTGCAATCTGCACCCTATTTGAACCACATCTTCCTCTGATTCCGAGCGCATACGCATGA
- a CDS encoding type II secretion system F family protein, which yields MAAEKKVKVKEYTFSWEGRDRAGKTVKGEMRSTGDAVVKATLRRQGITVTKTKRQSISTSRKVTEKDLALFTRQLATMMRSGVPLLQAFDIVAKGHANPAVSKLLQEIKSDVETGSSLTQAFRRHPMYFDQLYCNLVQAGEQAGILDTLLDRLASYKEKILAIKGKIKSALFYPTAIIVAAAVVVSIILIFVIPTFKELFAGFGAALPGPTQLVIDLSDLLIAYWWLIFGSLGGAIYAFIQAKKRSKPFQIALDRTALKVPVIGPILQKATIARWTRTMSTMFAAGVPLVEALDSVAGAAGNVIYFDATRKIQQEVSTGTSLTISMQSSDVFPNMVIQMVSIGEESGSLDSMLSKIADFYEQEVDDAVDAMTSLMEPLIMMVLGPIIGGLIVAMYLPIFKMGAAIGG from the coding sequence ATGGCAGCTGAAAAGAAAGTTAAAGTCAAAGAATACACCTTCAGCTGGGAAGGTCGTGACCGAGCCGGTAAAACGGTGAAGGGAGAAATGCGCAGCACTGGGGACGCGGTTGTTAAAGCCACGTTGCGTCGCCAGGGTATCACGGTTACCAAAACCAAACGGCAATCTATCTCCACCAGCCGAAAGGTAACAGAAAAAGATTTGGCACTCTTTACGCGCCAGCTTGCCACCATGATGCGATCAGGTGTCCCCTTATTGCAGGCATTTGATATCGTTGCAAAAGGCCATGCCAACCCAGCCGTAAGCAAACTTTTGCAGGAAATTAAGAGTGATGTTGAAACCGGCTCAAGCCTCACTCAGGCCTTCCGCCGCCACCCCATGTATTTTGATCAGCTGTATTGCAACCTGGTACAAGCCGGGGAGCAAGCGGGTATTCTGGATACACTGCTTGACCGCCTGGCGAGCTACAAGGAAAAAATCCTCGCCATTAAGGGGAAGATTAAGTCCGCATTGTTTTATCCAACTGCAATCATCGTGGCGGCAGCGGTTGTTGTGTCAATCATTCTGATTTTTGTGATCCCGACATTCAAGGAGCTCTTTGCTGGATTCGGTGCAGCCCTGCCGGGACCAACCCAGTTGGTGATCGATTTGTCAGACCTTCTGATTGCCTACTGGTGGTTGATCTTTGGCAGTCTGGGGGGGGCAATCTACGCCTTCATTCAGGCAAAGAAGCGCTCCAAGCCCTTTCAAATTGCGCTTGATCGGACCGCGCTTAAGGTGCCAGTGATTGGCCCTATCCTGCAAAAAGCCACCATTGCACGCTGGACACGCACGATGTCGACCATGTTTGCAGCAGGCGTCCCACTCGTAGAAGCACTTGACTCAGTCGCCGGTGCCGCCGGCAATGTGATTTACTTCGATGCTACCCGCAAGATCCAGCAAGAAGTATCAACGGGTACGAGCCTGACGATTTCAATGCAATCATCGGACGTATTCCCAAACATGGTGATTCAGATGGTGTCTATTGGCGAGGAATCCGGCTCGCTTGATTCCATGCTCAGCAAAATCGCCGACTTCTACGAGCAGGAAGTGGACGATGCAGTTGACGCCATGACGTCTTTGATGGAGCCCTTGATCATGATGGTTCTGGGTCCGATTATTGGTGGTTTGATTGTTGCCATGTACCTGCCTATCTTCAAGATGGGCGCCGCAATTGGGGGTTGA
- the pilB gene encoding type IV-A pilus assembly ATPase PilB encodes MARALIQQELLSEPEVEAIQNKAQTENLGFAQAVIASKKLSSNQLAEFASTTFGYPLLDLDRFETSYVPKNVLNSKIIQSRRIAPLFKRGTKLFVASSDPTDLQAIEEAKFQTGMMIDIVVVDDAKLGKFIEKLGNDSVEKINELSVDQDDLALDMDGGETEAEVTTVEVDDAPVVRYIQKILMDAINGGASDIHFEPYEKFYRIRYRIDGVLREVAQPPLAIKEKIASRIKVISKLDISERRVPQDGRMKLVLSKTRAIDFRVSTLPTLFGEKICMRILDPSSATLGIDALGYEPEQKKALLDAIHRPYGMVLVTGPTGSGKTVSLYTCLNILNEPGINISTAEDPAEINLPGINQVNVNDKAGLTFAAALKSFLRQDPDIIMVGEIRDLETADISIKAAQTGHMVFSTLHTNDAPATLSRMLNMGIAPFNIASSVILITGQRLARRLCSHCKRPVNIPREALLKAGFLEHELDGSWQPYGPHTDGCDTCKGTGYKGRVGIYQVMPISEEMQRIIMRQGTSIDIADQAKREGIKDLRQSGLLKVKQGMTSLEEVEAVTNE; translated from the coding sequence ATGGCTCGCGCACTCATTCAACAGGAATTGTTGAGTGAGCCCGAAGTCGAGGCAATTCAGAATAAAGCACAGACAGAAAATCTAGGCTTCGCTCAAGCAGTCATTGCATCCAAAAAACTATCCAGCAACCAGCTTGCCGAGTTCGCATCTACGACGTTTGGCTATCCACTACTGGATCTCGATCGCTTCGAAACGTCCTACGTTCCTAAGAATGTACTGAATTCGAAGATCATACAAAGCCGGCGTATTGCTCCCCTTTTCAAGCGGGGCACCAAGCTTTTTGTCGCCTCATCCGATCCAACCGACCTCCAGGCCATTGAAGAAGCCAAATTCCAGACCGGCATGATGATCGACATCGTGGTTGTCGACGATGCCAAGCTGGGCAAATTCATCGAAAAGCTGGGTAATGACTCCGTTGAGAAAATCAACGAGCTTTCGGTGGATCAGGATGATCTCGCTCTGGATATGGACGGCGGGGAGACTGAAGCAGAGGTCACCACGGTCGAAGTGGATGATGCCCCTGTTGTTCGTTACATCCAGAAAATTCTGATGGATGCGATCAACGGCGGAGCCTCTGATATCCACTTTGAACCCTACGAAAAATTCTACCGTATACGCTACCGTATTGACGGCGTATTGCGTGAAGTAGCTCAACCGCCTCTGGCAATCAAAGAGAAAATCGCGTCACGGATCAAAGTGATTTCCAAACTGGACATTTCCGAACGACGCGTCCCTCAGGATGGTCGGATGAAGCTGGTGCTGTCAAAGACCCGCGCAATCGATTTCCGCGTATCAACCCTGCCGACGCTGTTTGGTGAAAAAATCTGTATGCGGATTCTCGACCCAAGCTCCGCCACGCTGGGTATTGATGCGCTTGGCTATGAGCCTGAACAGAAAAAAGCGCTGCTTGATGCGATTCACCGGCCTTACGGCATGGTGCTGGTGACGGGACCGACAGGCTCGGGCAAAACCGTGTCCCTGTACACCTGCCTGAACATTCTAAATGAACCTGGCATTAACATTTCTACCGCAGAAGATCCTGCAGAAATCAACTTGCCGGGCATTAACCAGGTGAACGTGAATGACAAGGCAGGGTTGACCTTCGCCGCCGCCCTGAAGTCATTCCTGCGTCAGGATCCCGACATCATCATGGTGGGTGAAATCCGGGATCTGGAAACTGCAGATATCTCGATCAAAGCCGCACAAACCGGCCACATGGTGTTTTCCACATTGCACACAAACGATGCACCGGCCACGCTGTCGCGCATGCTGAATATGGGGATTGCACCATTCAATATCGCTTCATCTGTTATTCTGATTACAGGACAGCGCCTCGCCAGACGCTTATGCAGCCACTGCAAACGCCCGGTCAACATTCCCCGGGAAGCGCTGCTGAAGGCAGGCTTTCTGGAGCACGAGCTTGATGGCAGCTGGCAGCCTTACGGTCCGCACACAGATGGCTGCGATACCTGCAAGGGCACGGGATATAAAGGGCGTGTCGGTATTTATCAGGTCATGCCGATTAGCGAGGAAATGCAGCGAATTATTATGCGTCAAGGCACATCCATTGATATCGCCGACCAAGCAAAACGCGAAGGCATCAAGGACCTTCGGCAATCCGGTTTGCTTAAGGTCAAACAAGGCATGACCTCATTGGAAGAAGTAGAAGCCGTCACCAACGAATAA
- a CDS encoding HlyC/CorC family transporter: MEDIPISWLFAALIACLFLSAFFSASETAMMSLNRYKLNSHARSGNRMAMRTRKLIQQTDRLLGVLLLGNTLFNTLSATLSTLLSARLFAGNELALAIATLIVGFAILVVAEAAPKVIAAAHAQRFSYIASYPLSLILTITYPAVWFVNLFVQGILRAFRIKTSKEGEHLTLSREELRMLVLDAGGMMPQKNHSVLVNTFELDQFTVEDVMTPRNLIEAIDLSSPIETIRDQLTSCHHTRLPVYRDNTDTIIGILHVKRLLHHGIETLSHESFPDLLREPYFVPAGTPLFTQLQAFQESQRRLALVVDEYGDLIGLLTLEDILEQLVGEFTSTTPMHKQMAQAQSDGSTIIDGQINLRDLNRKLGTQFPLDGPKTLNGLILEYLESIPESATCIQAYGQRMEIMQTHDRQIRSVRLYA; this comes from the coding sequence GTGGAAGATATCCCCATATCCTGGCTCTTTGCCGCACTGATCGCCTGCCTGTTTCTATCCGCCTTTTTTTCGGCCTCGGAAACAGCCATGATGTCCCTGAATCGCTACAAGCTTAACAGCCACGCTCGGTCGGGCAATCGCATGGCGATGCGTACCCGAAAGCTGATCCAGCAAACCGACCGCTTACTGGGTGTGTTACTGCTAGGCAACACACTGTTCAACACACTGTCTGCCACGCTCTCCACCTTACTCTCAGCAAGGCTGTTTGCTGGCAATGAGCTGGCACTGGCCATCGCCACCCTGATCGTAGGTTTTGCGATCCTGGTCGTCGCAGAAGCCGCACCGAAGGTCATCGCAGCAGCGCATGCGCAGCGCTTTTCCTACATTGCAAGCTACCCACTCAGCCTGATCCTCACGATTACCTATCCTGCCGTCTGGTTCGTCAACCTGTTCGTCCAGGGCATTTTACGGGCATTTCGCATCAAGACCAGTAAAGAAGGCGAGCACCTGACGCTTTCGAGAGAAGAATTGCGCATGCTTGTACTGGATGCGGGCGGCATGATGCCGCAAAAGAACCATAGCGTGCTCGTAAACACCTTCGAGCTCGATCAGTTCACAGTAGAAGATGTAATGACGCCTCGTAACTTAATTGAGGCCATTGATCTATCATCCCCCATTGAGACAATCCGCGACCAGCTCACGAGTTGCCACCATACCCGCCTCCCCGTCTATCGTGACAATACCGACACCATCATCGGCATTCTGCATGTCAAACGCTTATTGCATCACGGAATCGAGACCTTAAGCCACGAGTCGTTTCCTGATTTACTGAGAGAGCCCTATTTCGTACCTGCCGGAACACCACTATTCACCCAGCTTCAGGCATTCCAGGAAAGCCAGCGACGCCTGGCTCTGGTTGTCGATGAGTACGGCGACCTGATCGGTCTCCTGACCCTTGAGGACATTCTGGAGCAACTCGTAGGCGAGTTCACCAGCACTACGCCCATGCACAAACAGATGGCACAGGCACAATCTGATGGCAGCACGATCATTGATGGTCAGATTAATCTTCGCGATCTCAATCGCAAACTGGGCACACAATTTCCGCTAGATGGTCCCAAAACACTCAATGGCTTGATTCTCGAGTATCTTGAATCCATACCCGAAAGTGCCACCTGCATTCAGGCATATGGTCAGCGGATGGAAATCATGCAAACACATGACCGCCAGATTCGCAGCGTGCGGCTCTATGCATGA
- the ccsA gene encoding cytochrome c biogenesis protein CcsA, translating into MNPFAPEHQMLYGILVSLVFAILGIRFVADRRNRDHNQATQTRLEHALLGMALLFSAPMALTPLMGSQPHFGAREALVLLTWIATLIYWSAAFAIRLEGLQIILVPVAAVTLTLSQMLPAGIHSPALSSPLLRGHLIVAMLAYGCIAFAAGLAALMHWADASMHSPKLSLSRMLPPLLALERLLFSTLWAGFWLLSATVLSGTLFSEQLFGKPLTFNHKTVFSLAAWLTFATLLWGHKVRGWRGKTAIRWTLWGFALLFLAYIGSHFVLEVLLHRQA; encoded by the coding sequence GTGAATCCCTTTGCGCCTGAGCATCAGATGCTCTACGGCATACTGGTGAGTCTTGTTTTCGCCATACTTGGCATTCGTTTTGTGGCAGACCGCCGCAATCGTGACCACAACCAGGCCACCCAGACCCGACTTGAACACGCCCTGCTCGGAATGGCACTGCTATTCTCTGCACCCATGGCGCTGACGCCACTGATGGGCTCCCAACCCCATTTCGGCGCTCGCGAGGCACTTGTCCTGCTCACCTGGATTGCCACACTGATTTACTGGTCAGCTGCATTTGCAATCCGGCTGGAGGGCTTGCAAATCATTCTGGTTCCCGTGGCTGCGGTGACGCTCACGCTTAGCCAGATGCTACCTGCAGGCATACACAGTCCGGCATTATCATCACCCTTGCTACGAGGACATTTGATCGTAGCCATGCTGGCTTACGGATGCATTGCCTTCGCTGCAGGCCTGGCCGCGCTTATGCACTGGGCAGATGCCAGCATGCACTCCCCCAAACTTAGTCTAAGCAGGATGCTGCCGCCATTACTTGCCTTGGAGAGATTGCTGTTTTCTACGCTCTGGGCAGGATTCTGGCTCCTGAGCGCAACCGTTTTGAGTGGCACCTTGTTCTCAGAGCAACTCTTCGGCAAGCCACTTACATTCAATCACAAAACGGTGTTCTCGCTTGCCGCATGGCTCACCTTTGCAACCCTGCTGTGGGGACATAAAGTACGTGGCTGGCGAGGAAAAACTGCCATTCGCTGGACACTCTGGGGTTTTGCACTGCTATTCCTGGCCTATATTGGCAGTCATTTCGTCCTGGAGGTCCTCCTCCATCGTCAAGCCTGA